A single region of the Gemmatimonadaceae bacterium genome encodes:
- a CDS encoding DUF2961 domain-containing protein → MSRPRRPVVLPLRRSTSVSRAGARRAAALAALAVLAIGTPSAAAAQVPTSLDPFRLTQLRDFEAYRSSSNNADLDSNDDSKRPLPGETIILADLKGPGVITHMWITVAASEYAWPKLLRLRIYYDGSSTPSVDAPIGDFFGVGHGMERPLNSAIVRNSSAGRSRNEYWPMPFQRSAKVTLTNEGRRRMSNVYYQVDWSKYRSLPAGTPYFHARYRQALPTKLGAPYTVLHTKGRGHYVGTVLSVIQNQPGWFGEGDDFFYIDGKRRANIEGTGTEDYFNDAWSLRVDNGPNFGVTVADGTDLGSRMTAYRWHLADPIPFTRELTFDIEHAGWTYNNDGSVRSAFEEREDLFSTVAFWYQQGIAQGQPEPGYGAARLPHGNALQLEVEQRANEAVGTRGKVSVQKEVFWGKDILLFEGEGEGARLDVPFDVAEDGRYELIAQVAGAPDYGKYTVLIDGKVPGTGTELEHEPGANMGTGLSIDAYYTELFVGEDRVLGWPRLTKGRHTVSFICTGKNAASTNYFLGLDGLVLQRVASERRGVQSDTTLSSNAADRLRAIGALGARGAVQLPALRAGLTASPDERVAAAWAFTQMGSAARPAVADLTRALGDNDYVVRGLAALALRDAGGVDDAAIDALAARLTDPDDGVRMASAWAIAAQGPRAYRVFDQLMAAGRAQPQHPHVQRAVADAFGAIGPRAQEAMPVLEELAKVMRVRWNAVAAMKKIRGQAR, encoded by the coding sequence ATGTCGCGCCCCCGCCGCCCCGTCGTCCTCCCGCTGCGTCGGAGCACCAGCGTGTCCCGCGCCGGTGCACGCCGCGCTGCCGCGCTGGCCGCCCTTGCTGTTCTCGCCATCGGTACGCCGAGCGCCGCGGCGGCGCAGGTGCCGACGTCGCTCGATCCGTTCCGCCTCACGCAGTTGCGCGATTTCGAGGCGTATCGATCGTCGAGCAACAACGCGGACCTCGACAGCAACGACGACAGCAAGCGCCCCCTTCCCGGCGAGACGATCATCCTCGCCGACCTCAAGGGCCCCGGCGTCATCACGCACATGTGGATCACCGTGGCGGCCAGCGAGTATGCGTGGCCCAAGCTGCTGCGGCTTCGCATCTACTACGACGGCAGCAGCACGCCCAGCGTCGATGCGCCCATCGGCGACTTCTTCGGCGTGGGGCACGGGATGGAGCGTCCGCTCAACTCGGCCATCGTGCGCAACAGCTCGGCCGGCCGCTCGCGCAACGAGTACTGGCCCATGCCGTTCCAGCGCTCGGCGAAGGTGACGCTCACCAACGAAGGGCGCCGGCGCATGAGCAATGTGTACTACCAGGTCGACTGGTCGAAGTACAGGTCGCTCCCCGCTGGCACGCCATACTTCCACGCGCGCTATCGTCAGGCGCTCCCCACGAAGCTCGGCGCGCCGTACACCGTGCTCCACACCAAGGGGCGCGGTCACTACGTGGGAACGGTGCTCAGCGTCATCCAGAACCAACCCGGTTGGTTCGGCGAGGGCGACGACTTCTTCTACATCGATGGGAAGCGGCGCGCCAACATCGAGGGGACGGGAACCGAGGACTACTTCAACGATGCCTGGTCGCTACGCGTCGACAACGGCCCCAACTTCGGAGTGACGGTGGCCGACGGCACCGATCTCGGCTCGCGCATGACCGCCTATCGCTGGCACCTTGCCGATCCCATCCCCTTCACCCGCGAACTGACGTTCGACATCGAGCACGCCGGGTGGACCTACAACAACGACGGCTCCGTACGGAGCGCCTTCGAGGAACGCGAGGACCTCTTCAGCACTGTCGCCTTCTGGTACCAGCAGGGGATCGCGCAGGGGCAACCGGAACCCGGCTACGGCGCGGCGCGCCTCCCGCACGGCAACGCGCTGCAGCTCGAGGTGGAGCAGCGCGCCAACGAAGCGGTCGGGACGCGCGGCAAGGTCTCGGTGCAGAAGGAAGTGTTCTGGGGAAAGGACATCCTCCTCTTCGAAGGCGAGGGGGAAGGCGCGCGCCTCGATGTTCCGTTCGATGTCGCCGAGGATGGGCGCTATGAGCTGATTGCACAGGTGGCTGGTGCGCCGGACTACGGGAAGTACACCGTCCTCATCGACGGGAAGGTGCCGGGGACGGGGACGGAGCTCGAGCACGAACCGGGCGCCAACATGGGGACGGGACTCTCCATCGACGCCTACTACACCGAACTGTTTGTCGGCGAGGATCGCGTCCTGGGGTGGCCACGACTCACGAAGGGGCGGCACACCGTGTCGTTCATCTGCACCGGGAAGAACGCGGCTTCCACCAACTACTTTCTCGGACTCGATGGACTGGTGCTGCAGCGCGTGGCGAGCGAACGGCGCGGCGTGCAGTCCGACACGACGCTCTCGTCCAACGCCGCCGACCGCTTGCGGGCCATCGGGGCTCTCGGGGCGCGCGGCGCGGTGCAGCTGCCGGCACTGCGCGCAGGGCTCACCGCGTCGCCTGACGAGCGCGTTGCCGCGGCGTGGGCCTTCACGCAGATGGGGAGCGCGGCGAGGCCGGCGGTTGCCGACCTCACCAGGGCGCTGGGCGACAACGACTACGTCGTCCGCGGACTCGCGGCGCTCGCGCTGCGTGATGCCGGAGGCGTGGACGATGCGGCCATCGACGCGCTCGCGGCGCGACTCACCGATCCCGACGATGGCGTGCGCATGGCGAGCGCCTGGGCGATTGCGGCGCAGGGACCGCGCGCCTATCGCGTCTTCGACCAGCTCATGGCCGCTGGGAGAGCGCAGCCGCAACATCCGCACGTCCAGCGCGCCGTGGCCGACGCCTTTGGCGCCATCGGTCCGCGGGCACAGGAGGCGATGCCGGTCCTCGAGGAGCTGGCCAAGGTCATGCGCGTGCGATGGAACGCGGTGGCGGCGATGAAGAAGATCAGGGGGCAGGCTCGGTAA
- a CDS encoding DUF2164 domain-containing protein, with amino-acid sequence MPIELTPETTTRAIASLRRYFDEHLDQEIGELKARMMLEFILKEIAPTIYNGAIADAQTYMRERVSDLEGACGQQEFSFWPRSVPRRS; translated from the coding sequence GTGCCAATCGAACTCACCCCCGAAACGACCACGCGTGCCATAGCCTCGCTCCGTCGCTACTTCGACGAGCATCTCGACCAGGAGATCGGCGAACTCAAGGCGCGCATGATGCTGGAGTTCATCCTCAAGGAGATCGCCCCGACGATCTACAACGGGGCGATTGCCGACGCGCAGACGTACATGCGCGAGCGAGTGAGCGACCTCGAGGGGGCATGCGGACAGCAGGAATTCTCCTTCTGGCCGCGCTCGGTCCCGCGGCGTTCGTGA
- a CDS encoding GMC family oxidoreductase gives MPAPETSFDAIVIGSGISGGWAAKELCEQGLTTLVLERGRSVEHIKDYPTATLAPWQLPHRGALTTQARQANPLISKAAGYGEDTAHFFIEDADHPYVQEKPFDWIRGYQVGGKSLTWGRACQRWSKHEFVAPEKLGYGMNWPIGYDDVAPWYSHVERFIGVCGARDGVEAMPDGEFLPPFDFNCGELHLRNAWRTSFRDRKLVQGRWAHLSQPQPIHLQQGRGTCQARNMCMRGCPYGGYFSSNSSTLPWAQRTGKLTIRPHAVVHSIRFDERKGRATGVQVIDARTKEVTDYTARIIFVNASALNSVLILLNSTSSRFPHGLGNDHGLLGRYVAHHNYQWRADATLPGNEERYYYGRNPTEAILVNFRNLGKQDTDFVGGYTTFVGAWRERGDGVTTRLGAEHKARARRPGPWKAYMYVQGETIPKKTNHVRLHPTQRDQWGIPLLVTSVDYDENDRKLGRDWQEQAQRLLEAAGCKDIQIARNLETPGLDIHEMGGCRMGRDPRSSMLNAWNQLHAAPNVFVTDGACMTSTGNQSPSILYMALTARAAHHAVEELKRRNL, from the coding sequence GTGCCCGCTCCCGAGACTTCATTCGACGCGATCGTCATCGGTTCCGGCATCTCCGGCGGCTGGGCCGCCAAGGAGCTGTGCGAACAGGGGCTGACCACCCTCGTCCTCGAGCGCGGACGCAGCGTGGAGCACATCAAGGACTATCCCACTGCCACACTCGCGCCGTGGCAGCTCCCGCATCGCGGCGCCCTCACGACGCAGGCGCGACAGGCCAATCCCCTCATCAGCAAGGCGGCCGGCTACGGCGAGGACACGGCGCACTTCTTCATCGAGGACGCCGATCATCCCTACGTGCAGGAGAAGCCGTTTGATTGGATACGCGGCTATCAGGTGGGGGGGAAGTCGCTCACGTGGGGGCGCGCCTGTCAGCGATGGAGCAAGCATGAGTTTGTCGCGCCGGAGAAGCTCGGCTACGGGATGAACTGGCCCATCGGCTACGACGATGTGGCACCGTGGTACTCGCACGTGGAGCGCTTCATCGGTGTGTGCGGGGCACGGGACGGCGTCGAGGCGATGCCCGATGGCGAGTTCCTCCCGCCCTTCGACTTCAACTGCGGGGAGTTGCACCTGCGCAATGCCTGGCGAACCTCGTTCCGCGACCGGAAGCTCGTGCAGGGGCGCTGGGCACACCTGTCGCAGCCGCAACCGATTCACCTGCAGCAGGGGCGCGGGACGTGCCAGGCGCGCAACATGTGCATGCGCGGCTGCCCCTATGGCGGCTACTTCTCGTCCAACTCGTCCACGCTCCCGTGGGCGCAGCGCACCGGGAAGCTGACCATCCGCCCCCACGCCGTCGTACACTCCATCCGCTTCGACGAACGAAAGGGGCGCGCCACCGGCGTTCAAGTGATCGATGCACGCACGAAGGAGGTCACCGACTACACGGCGCGCATCATCTTCGTCAACGCGTCGGCGCTCAACTCGGTCCTCATCCTCCTCAACTCGACGTCGTCGCGCTTTCCGCATGGCTTGGGGAACGACCACGGATTGCTCGGACGCTACGTCGCGCACCACAACTACCAGTGGCGTGCCGACGCCACGCTTCCCGGGAACGAGGAACGCTACTACTACGGGCGCAATCCCACGGAGGCGATCCTCGTCAACTTCCGCAACCTGGGAAAGCAGGACACCGACTTCGTGGGCGGATATACGACCTTTGTCGGCGCCTGGCGCGAGCGCGGCGACGGCGTCACGACCCGGCTCGGCGCCGAGCACAAGGCGCGTGCGCGACGCCCCGGACCGTGGAAGGCGTACATGTACGTCCAGGGGGAGACCATCCCGAAGAAGACAAACCACGTGCGCCTGCACCCCACGCAGCGTGACCAGTGGGGGATCCCGCTGCTCGTGACCTCGGTCGACTACGACGAGAACGACCGCAAGCTGGGGAGAGACTGGCAGGAGCAAGCGCAGCGCCTCCTCGAGGCCGCCGGGTGCAAGGACATCCAGATCGCGCGGAACCTCGAGACCCCCGGGCTCGACATCCATGAGATGGGCGGGTGCCGCATGGGGCGCGACCCCAGGTCGTCGATGCTCAATGCGTGGAACCAGTTACACGCCGCCCCGAACGTCTTCGTGACCGATGGGGCGTGCATGACGTCGACCGGCAACCAGTCGCCCTCCATCCTCTACATGGCGCTCACGGCGCGCGCGGCGCATCATGCCGTGGAAGAACTCAAGCGGAGGAACCTGTGA
- a CDS encoding gluconate 2-dehydrogenase subunit 3 family protein: protein MSDDAPLRPGDADATPLRDAHRRALLKAGGLLLGASLLPAGLAACVERGARDDQPSAAATAAGPGATATRKATPADEAVLAVVAEAIFPTTPDSPGAIEAGVPPVVTRILNDCWSDEDRGLLLDGLDSFLVRCQSRHGTPFLALAPEQRLTLLAEEDAAATPHNRAHWFSPAYAVIAQAYWSSEVGATQALRWVAVPGRWIGCTTLEPGQSAWG, encoded by the coding sequence GTGAGCGACGACGCGCCCCTGCGACCCGGCGATGCGGACGCCACGCCATTGCGCGATGCACATCGACGCGCCCTCCTCAAGGCGGGCGGCCTCCTCCTCGGCGCGTCGTTGCTGCCGGCGGGGCTCGCTGCCTGCGTCGAGCGCGGGGCCCGCGATGACCAACCGTCCGCAGCCGCGACTGCCGCGGGGCCCGGAGCGACCGCGACGCGCAAGGCCACGCCCGCGGACGAGGCGGTGCTCGCCGTCGTCGCCGAGGCGATCTTTCCCACCACCCCCGACTCGCCAGGCGCAATCGAGGCCGGCGTTCCCCCGGTGGTGACGCGTATCTTGAACGACTGCTGGAGCGACGAGGACCGGGGACTGCTGCTGGATGGGCTCGATAGCTTCCTCGTGCGCTGCCAGTCACGGCATGGCACGCCGTTCCTCGCGCTGGCGCCGGAGCAGCGCCTCACGCTCCTGGCCGAGGAGGACGCCGCCGCCACGCCGCACAACCGGGCACACTGGTTTTCCCCGGCGTATGCCGTCATTGCCCAGGCGTATTGGAGCTCCGAGGTGGGTGCGACGCAGGCGTTGCGCTGGGTCGCCGTTCCCGGGCGGTGGATCGGTTGCACCACACTGGAGCCTGGCCAGAGCGCGTGGGGCTGA
- a CDS encoding DUF1801 domain-containing protein, with protein MPARRSVARTTKAAPRPRVEEETVDALLAMLVHPHKSEILALRAAILAAHPDIREGVKWNAPSFRTSEWFATIHMRSKEGVQLILHLGARPKSSSTEGLVIDDPHTLLQWLAKDRATIVFASMAELEEKREALQRLVRAWIAHVG; from the coding sequence ATGCCCGCCAGACGATCGGTCGCGCGCACGACGAAAGCCGCTCCCCGACCGCGCGTCGAGGAGGAAACCGTCGACGCGCTCCTCGCAATGCTCGTACACCCGCACAAGTCGGAGATCCTCGCCCTGCGCGCCGCGATTCTGGCGGCACATCCTGACATTCGCGAGGGCGTGAAGTGGAACGCCCCGAGCTTTCGCACGAGCGAGTGGTTCGCCACCATCCACATGCGCTCCAAAGAGGGCGTGCAGCTCATCCTGCATCTCGGCGCACGGCCAAAGTCGTCGAGCACCGAAGGCCTCGTCATCGACGACCCCCATACGCTGCTGCAGTGGCTCGCGAAGGACCGGGCAACGATCGTCTTCGCGAGCATGGCCGAGCTGGAGGAGAAGCGCGAGGCGCTCCAGCGGCTGGTGCGGGCGTGGATCGCGCACGTCGGCTGA
- a CDS encoding HD domain-containing protein: MQEIVDFILELDRLKGVTRKTRPLGLDRYENSAEHSWQLALLAISLAHHADAPVDIHRVVFMLLVHDVGEIETGDTLVYAEGGWEERKAAELRAVTRIFALLPDGRGEELLQLWREFELGETAESRFANAVDRAMPVLLNLANDGQSWRENGITHERVVARVGPQVNAGCPALWRYLERRLEAAREAGWFGSASPVG; encoded by the coding sequence ATGCAGGAGATCGTCGACTTCATCCTCGAACTGGACCGCCTCAAGGGGGTCACGCGCAAGACGCGCCCGCTGGGACTCGATCGCTACGAGAACTCGGCCGAGCACAGTTGGCAGCTCGCGCTGCTGGCCATCTCGCTCGCGCACCACGCCGATGCGCCGGTGGACATCCACCGCGTGGTCTTCATGCTCCTGGTGCACGACGTGGGAGAGATCGAGACCGGCGATACGCTGGTGTACGCCGAGGGCGGGTGGGAGGAGCGCAAGGCCGCCGAGCTGCGTGCGGTAACGCGAATCTTCGCCCTGCTCCCCGACGGGCGCGGCGAAGAGCTGTTGCAGCTGTGGCGCGAATTCGAGCTGGGCGAGACGGCGGAGTCGCGCTTTGCCAACGCCGTCGATCGCGCGATGCCGGTACTCCTCAACCTGGCCAACGATGGGCAGAGCTGGCGCGAGAACGGGATCACGCACGAGCGCGTGGTGGCGCGGGTGGGACCGCAGGTGAACGCGGGATGCCCGGCGCTCTGGCGCTACCTGGAGCGTCGGCTCGAGGCGGCGCGCGAGGCCGGGTGGTTCGGCAGCGCGTCGCCCGTCGGTTGA
- a CDS encoding YigZ family protein, with amino-acid sequence MTAADRYPIPAARARAELVIERSRFVCTVSRAESPEAAHAFIREMQREFEDATHNCWAFVAGPPGSSARIGMSDDGEPHGTAGRPMLTVLMHSGVGEIVAVVTRHYGGTKLGTGGLVRAYSAAVQEALARLERRERVETVDVKLRVGYAAFAAVRNLLPGHEGELLDERFGDNVELLVRVPASNVDALRVAVGNATSGQGTFGLE; translated from the coding sequence ATGACCGCCGCCGATCGCTACCCCATTCCCGCCGCGCGCGCGCGCGCCGAACTCGTCATCGAGCGCAGCCGCTTTGTGTGCACCGTCTCGCGCGCCGAGTCGCCCGAGGCGGCGCACGCCTTCATCAGGGAGATGCAGCGCGAGTTCGAGGATGCGACGCACAACTGCTGGGCCTTTGTTGCCGGCCCGCCGGGCAGCTCGGCGCGCATCGGGATGAGCGACGACGGCGAGCCGCACGGGACCGCCGGGCGTCCCATGCTCACCGTTCTCATGCATTCGGGAGTTGGAGAGATCGTCGCCGTCGTCACGCGCCATTATGGCGGGACCAAGCTGGGGACCGGCGGGCTCGTGCGCGCCTACTCCGCCGCGGTGCAGGAAGCGTTGGCGCGACTCGAGCGGCGCGAGCGCGTCGAGACCGTCGACGTGAAGCTGCGCGTGGGCTACGCGGCCTTTGCCGCCGTGCGCAACCTTCTCCCCGGCCACGAAGGGGAGCTGCTGGACGAACGGTTCGGCGATAACGTCGAGCTTCTCGTGCGCGTTCCCGCGTCCAACGTGGACGCGCTACGCGTCGCTGTGGGCAACGCCACGAGCGGGCAGGGGACGTTTGGCCTCGAGTGA
- a CDS encoding N(4)-(beta-N-acetylglucosaminyl)-L-asparaginase, which yields MLSRRDFVKRTSTTLAATPLAGLALPTTAAAGASPARAPELWLKRAVRPVVISDYSGWEFRNGGAENAVQRAFRLITEGKDVLDALIAGVNIPELDPLETGIGYGALPNADGVVQLDASCMHGPRRRAGAVACIEGVRTPSLVAQAVMDYTDHHLLSGTGAREFARQMGFTIEDDLNTENSRRLWREWKRRVDPEHWLDPRGKGRAPKDKHEKDPGDAAFASSPHRVPNADWESRALAAGRSMVRDGLLREGSFWGTINCDAIGPNGDICGVTTTSGLAWKIPGRTGDSPILGAGLYVDNDVGAAGSTGRGEANLYNLSSFLIVESMRRGMSPKDAGMEALKRIKGNTVESRLLNTKGNPNFNIRFFVLNKRGEWAGVAMYHAGETKHAVCTENGAQAVELEPLLPGTPED from the coding sequence ATGCTCTCCCGCCGCGACTTCGTGAAGCGCACCTCGACCACGCTCGCCGCCACCCCGCTCGCCGGGCTGGCGCTCCCCACGACCGCTGCGGCGGGTGCATCGCCGGCGCGAGCCCCGGAGCTGTGGCTCAAGCGCGCGGTGCGCCCGGTGGTCATCTCCGACTATTCCGGCTGGGAGTTTCGCAACGGCGGCGCCGAGAACGCGGTGCAACGCGCCTTCCGCCTCATCACTGAGGGGAAGGACGTCCTCGATGCCCTCATCGCCGGCGTGAACATTCCCGAGCTCGACCCGCTGGAGACGGGGATCGGCTACGGCGCACTGCCTAACGCCGACGGCGTGGTGCAACTCGATGCGTCGTGCATGCACGGCCCGCGCCGGCGCGCCGGCGCCGTGGCCTGCATCGAAGGGGTGCGCACCCCCTCGCTGGTGGCGCAGGCAGTGATGGACTACACCGACCACCACCTGCTGAGCGGGACCGGGGCCCGCGAGTTCGCCCGGCAGATGGGCTTCACCATCGAGGACGATCTCAACACCGAGAACTCGCGCCGCCTGTGGCGCGAATGGAAGCGCCGCGTAGACCCTGAGCACTGGCTCGACCCCAGGGGAAAGGGGCGCGCCCCGAAGGACAAGCACGAGAAGGACCCGGGCGATGCGGCGTTCGCGTCGAGCCCGCACCGCGTGCCTAACGCCGACTGGGAATCGCGCGCCCTGGCCGCCGGCCGCTCGATGGTGCGCGACGGGCTGCTGCGCGAGGGATCCTTCTGGGGGACGATCAACTGCGATGCGATCGGTCCCAACGGCGACATCTGCGGCGTGACCACCACCAGCGGGCTGGCGTGGAAGATCCCGGGGCGCACCGGCGATTCGCCCATCCTTGGCGCGGGACTCTACGTCGACAACGACGTCGGGGCCGCCGGCTCAACCGGACGCGGCGAGGCCAACCTCTACAACCTGTCGTCGTTCCTCATCGTGGAGTCGATGCGACGCGGGATGAGCCCAAAGGACGCCGGAATGGAGGCGCTCAAGCGCATCAAGGGCAACACGGTCGAGAGCCGGCTCCTCAACACGAAAGGGAATCCCAACTTCAACATCCGCTTCTTCGTCCTCAACAAGCGCGGCGAATGGGCAGGAGTCGCGATGTACCATGCCGGCGAGACCAAGCACGCAGTGTGCACCGAGAACGGGGCGCAGGCGGTGGAACTCGAGCCGCTGCTCCCTGGCACCCCCGAGGACTGA
- a CDS encoding 1,4-dihydroxy-6-naphthoate synthase, translating into MPNALPELTFGFSPCPNDTFAFHALAHGVVEAPFRIRPVLLDIEELNRRAHEGAFDLTKLSVGAFAAVGERYRLLRSGGALGKGVGPLVVTRTPQTLGQAVRGRVAIPGKETTAYRLLRLAAPSLADVTEVRYDRILRAVASGEFDAGLIIHESRFTYHEHGLHKAMDLGDWWEHETGLPVPLAGICIRASLAPTFADAAERAIRESVQYAFDHPEASRDYVRAHAQELSAEVCAQHIALYVNDFSLDVGDDGRRAIQRLVGAAPEAR; encoded by the coding sequence GTGCCTAACGCGCTCCCGGAACTGACCTTCGGCTTCTCCCCCTGCCCTAACGACACCTTCGCCTTCCACGCGCTGGCGCACGGGGTGGTGGAGGCGCCGTTCCGCATACGGCCGGTCCTCCTCGACATCGAGGAGCTGAACCGCCGCGCGCACGAGGGAGCGTTCGACCTCACGAAGTTGAGCGTGGGGGCCTTCGCCGCGGTGGGTGAGCGCTATCGCCTGCTGCGGAGCGGTGGCGCCCTGGGCAAGGGGGTGGGGCCGCTGGTCGTGACTCGCACGCCGCAGACGCTGGGCCAGGCGGTGCGTGGGCGCGTGGCGATTCCGGGAAAGGAGACGACCGCGTACCGCCTGTTGCGGCTGGCGGCACCGTCGCTGGCCGACGTCACCGAGGTGCGCTACGACCGCATCCTGCGCGCCGTGGCTTCGGGCGAGTTCGACGCGGGGCTCATCATCCACGAGTCGCGCTTCACGTATCACGAGCACGGGCTGCACAAGGCGATGGACCTTGGCGACTGGTGGGAGCACGAGACGGGGCTCCCCGTCCCGCTCGCCGGCATCTGCATCCGCGCCTCGCTCGCGCCCACGTTCGCCGACGCCGCCGAGCGCGCCATTCGCGAGTCGGTGCAGTATGCCTTCGACCACCCCGAGGCCAGCCGCGACTACGTGCGCGCGCACGCGCAGGAGCTATCGGCCGAGGTGTGCGCCCAGCACATCGCCCTGTACGTGAACGACTTCTCGCTCGACGTGGGTGACGACGGGCGGCGCGCCATCCAGCGACTGGTCGGAGCGGCGCCGGAGGCGCGTTAG
- a CDS encoding beta-N-acetylhexosaminidase — protein sequence MTPTPIRFVRAGAPVVLALALLACRSSAAMHPAPVQTQVPAAAPAPRPGPRVIQPPPAVASMAVHPIVPQPTEVVPSDGPPFVIGKTTSVVVPTGNGEAARLGEMLAALLRPSTAQPVPTRAADGALPVGAIGFRLAGTPALGSEGYELLVTADSVRIVAGTPAGLFHGMQSLRQLFPAGIEAEQGEMQMATAWSAPAGRVSDTPRFGWRGAMLDVARHFFTVDEVKQFIDLLALYKLNTLHVHLSDDQGWRIQIDAWPRLTTIGGSTEVGGGPGGFYTKGEWAAIVRHAQDRFITVVPEIDMPSHTNAAIAAYPELGCSRPAPDGPTAGGPPAPYTNIRVGWSTFCSDSALTYRFIDDVVRELAAITPGPYLHIGGDEVEVLTDEQYTRFVERTQDIVRRHGKMVVGWEEIAKARLHPTTLAQQWRSDTALRAVRQGAKIILSPAARTYIDMKYTPTTELGLRWAGFVELQASYDWDPATFYPGVGESSIAGVEAPLWSETISNITGALYLAVPRLPALAEVAWSAQGRRDWESFRTRIAAHAPRWRLLGINYYPSPQVAW from the coding sequence ATGACCCCGACTCCCATTCGCTTCGTGCGGGCCGGCGCCCCGGTGGTGCTCGCCCTTGCCCTGCTCGCCTGTCGCTCGTCGGCCGCAATGCACCCGGCGCCCGTGCAGACTCAAGTCCCCGCCGCGGCACCAGCACCGCGCCCCGGGCCGCGCGTGATCCAGCCACCGCCCGCCGTGGCGTCGATGGCGGTACACCCTATCGTTCCGCAGCCAACGGAGGTCGTGCCATCTGATGGCCCCCCCTTCGTGATCGGGAAGACAACCTCGGTGGTGGTCCCCACGGGGAATGGCGAAGCGGCGCGCCTGGGCGAGATGCTGGCCGCACTCCTGCGCCCGTCCACGGCGCAACCGGTGCCGACGCGCGCCGCCGACGGGGCGCTCCCCGTTGGGGCGATCGGCTTCCGCCTTGCCGGCACACCCGCGTTAGGGAGCGAGGGGTATGAACTCCTCGTCACCGCCGACTCGGTGCGCATCGTGGCGGGGACGCCCGCCGGGCTCTTTCACGGAATGCAGTCGCTGCGACAGCTCTTCCCCGCCGGGATCGAGGCGGAGCAGGGAGAGATGCAGATGGCGACGGCGTGGAGCGCACCGGCCGGGCGCGTGAGCGACACGCCGCGTTTTGGCTGGCGTGGCGCCATGCTCGACGTGGCGCGCCACTTCTTCACGGTCGACGAGGTGAAGCAGTTCATCGACCTCCTCGCCCTGTACAAGCTCAACACACTCCACGTGCACCTGTCGGACGACCAGGGGTGGCGCATCCAGATCGACGCGTGGCCGCGCCTGACGACGATCGGCGGGAGCACGGAGGTGGGCGGCGGGCCAGGAGGCTTCTATACCAAGGGAGAGTGGGCGGCAATCGTGCGCCATGCACAGGACCGCTTCATCACCGTGGTCCCCGAGATCGACATGCCGAGCCACACCAACGCGGCGATCGCCGCGTATCCCGAGCTTGGCTGCAGTCGCCCCGCCCCCGACGGCCCCACCGCCGGCGGCCCCCCGGCGCCGTACACCAACATCCGCGTGGGATGGAGCACCTTCTGCTCCGACAGCGCGCTGACGTACCGCTTCATCGACGACGTGGTGCGTGAACTCGCCGCCATCACCCCGGGACCGTACCTCCACATTGGCGGCGACGAGGTCGAGGTGCTCACCGACGAGCAGTACACGCGCTTCGTCGAACGCACGCAGGACATCGTGCGACGCCACGGCAAGATGGTGGTGGGGTGGGAAGAGATCGCCAAGGCGCGGTTGCACCCGACGACACTCGCGCAGCAATGGCGCAGCGACACCGCGCTCCGCGCCGTGCGGCAGGGGGCGAAGATCATCCTCTCGCCGGCGGCGCGCACGTACATCGACATGAAGTACACGCCCACCACCGAGCTGGGGCTGCGCTGGGCCGGCTTCGTGGAGCTGCAAGCGTCGTACGACTGGGATCCGGCCACCTTCTATCCCGGCGTGGGTGAGTCGTCGATTGCCGGGGTCGAGGCGCCACTCTGGTCGGAGACGATCTCGAACATCACCGGCGCTTTGTACCTGGCGGTGCCTCGCCTCCCGGCGCTCGCCGAGGTGGCGTGGAGCGCCCAGGGGCGGCGCGACTGGGAGTCGTTCCGGACGCGCATCGCCGCGCATGCCCCGCGCTGGCGCCTGCTGGGGATCAACTACTACCCGTCGCCGCAAGTCGCCTGGTAA